ATGTGTTGTTTGTTTGTAGGGATAAGCCAAAAGAATCATCAAAACGTAAGGTGAAAAAGAAAGTGAGTTTCAATTTGGATGTGAAGACTTATGAGAGAATACAAGATGATGAAAACAACACAACATATTTCTCAGAGGAAGAGGAGAAGACAAATAAACAAGAAACAGCCAAAGCAAGTATGTCTATGTACCCTTCGAGTCATCGATACTATAACTGCAACAATAGTTACGATGAGGAGGAAGACGAGATAATACTTGAGGACAGTGATATCGATGATCTAGATGacgatgaagaagaagaagactatGGTGTTagtgatgacgatgatgatgatgatggtgttGGTGGTGATGAATCTGCAGATTCTTTGCATATTGAAGCAGAAAACAAGTATGGAAATGTTGAAAAACTGAACACAGATGAATTGAATGAAGTAAGTCGAAATCATAGGAGTTCTGTGCTTCTTCCAGTTGAAAATCTCACTCAATGGAAAGCAGTTAAAGCAAGAGGAGCACAACAAGTGAAGCATCAGAAGGAAAACATAATCAAATTGGATGGAAAACCAGTAAACAGCCATTGTGTGGACCTAAATCCCAAATACAACTCTAAGCCTAAGTCTAAGCTTCAAGGACATGATATTTCAGTAGATGCCAGCCTCTCTAACTGGATGGTTTCAGCAAAAACAACATCAGTAAATGGATCAGCTGTGTACTACAATCAAGATAGAGCTGCAGATGAAGTCGTGCTTGATGAAGTCAATATCATATAAACAGAGAAAGTGCAGTACCTAAATACATTTGGATTGATGTTTGTGTAAAGAATTGATTGTTTTTTTGCATGATTTATGTGTGCAGTGTGTTGTATTCTCTTCTCCGCGAGAGAAGAAAAGACAATAAGATTTTCATCTGGGGAACCTGTATTTGGTTGATAGCATATCATATGCATGTTGTAATTCTTTTACTGTTACAGAACAAAGCAAATGGACAAAGAATTAAAGATGTTATAAAATCATTCTTGCTAGAACAAAGTCATCATCTGTAAGGCTCAGCACtcatatacattataattaagcaaaagaaaacaagaaaaccTGAAGGGTTCTGTATGTTATCTACTATAACTCGAAGCACTCATATACATTATACAATAGAGGAAGTTATTCTCTCTATTTGATTGTGTTCAACGAGAAAGGTCGTTTCATTTGGCTCAGATAACTTGAACCAAATTAGAGACAGTCGACTCTCTTAAAAACTGCTGTTATTGTATGCTATAAAGATGTGATTCGAAGGAGATTCAACATTCTTGATTCACAATTGGTTTGGTAATGCATTTAATAAGAACTACATTATCCTACAAATGCAAGAATCTGAATCATCGTCATCCGAGTCACTTGCATCACTGCAGGAAAAACAAAAAGCTATATGTAAGAGCAATCCCAATAAACTGAAGAACTGTAGTATAAAATGCAAACTTCAGATAATGCCCAAAAGTAAACGGCTAACAAGAAACAAACTTGTACGTTCCATGGCAAAGGGGTAAAGTAGTTACATCCTATCTTTTTGATGAACTAACTAGAGAAAAAACAAATGTTCACAAACTAGATCAAGTAGTGCCTGCAACTTCAATTGCCAGATTACCAACACAAACATTACTCATTAACGAATTCAAGATCTAGTGCTTGGGCTAGATGTACAGCATTAAAGTCAAGTCTATAGTGAGATATTATCTCATCTTTTATGATGTTTCATACGACACATAGCTTAAGCTTATATAGTACACCCCCCTTAGGGATGTTAATGGGGTAGACGGTGGCAGCAGGGCAATGCTCAGGCAGAGTAGGCCAGGGGAGGATGGGGCGGGTGAATGCTTACTTTTCTAAAATATAGCAGGCAGGGGCCATGGGTGCCTAAATGCCTCTACGACGTAACCATATTAACCAACGATGACAGAAAGGTGCAGTGGGTCATATTCTGAGTGTGTATTGCCTCCTTATGGTCTGGGGTCACCTCATGAGCTAGCTAGCTTTTGGGATTGAGTTAGGCTCAAGGTCCATTTTGTCTTACTAAAGTTAAAGAAGATCATTATAATTCAGTGCacaaaaatggaagaaaaaaggTTCTAAAAGGTGTTCAGCGGGGCAGGGAGGGGAGTGACAGAGCGGGTTAAAACTATGGCAGGGAAAGGATTCATTGGTCCTGTTTATCATCCCTAGTTCCCCTAACTGAGCCTCTTAGCAATATCCATAAAATTATTCTTAATAGCTGTGCGAAGTCAGAcaagaaaaattcataaaagTTAGGAAGCATAGCTGAAAACACAAGTGAAAAGGCGTCAATTAGCACCTGCAAGACAACTTCCAGCATTCTGgccaaaaatgagaaaataagctTATCACCCATTCTTCACTTCATAAATCGTTCTACCCTTCCTTTTCATAGCATATTCCAGTATACAGTAAGCGTTTGACCTCCTAGTTCATAAGTCAAAGAAAGACGGGGGGCAGTGTTACTAAAGACCAGAAAGAGTTCAACTCTAGTCACCTTACCAACAACATACTTTCTGGATGCTAAAATTTTCTCAAGATGCGTGTAGACTTTGCCCAATTTTATTCCTAAGAGGTAGTCAAGAAAACTGTAGAGGCACACATTTCCAAGCAGAGGACTATATGCAATATTGAATAGTTGATATCAGCATCGACACTCAATACATGAGAAAGGGCTTTATTTACCCCAAGCTATTTAATCCTACTTCTCTTCTCGAGCTGCACAAACATTTCTTAGAccaaaatttcttaaaagattCTACATCATACTTGCTTCACCAAGAGTCTATTAGATGTTTAAAAAACTTACAGTCAATACAATTCATGAGCAAGTTAAGATGACACAAATACTGATAGCTCATTAAATGGATATATTCCTCAAACAAGATGCTCCTAATTCCTAAATATGTGGAGTTGCCTCTACATTCactttacaataataataaagtgaCAGCATACTGCATTTGGATGACATACTACTTGGACCTTTTTCTTGTGGTTTTGGATAGCTTGAGCATTTATACTGTAATATTGCCCAATGCGTATAGTGCAgcttatattttttgaaagatcATTCCCATGAATGCAGCCAGGACCTAAGCATGTTCCTTTAAGGTCCTATGGTTCATCAGCTAATAGTATAAGAAATCTAATGATCATTggcttcttttctttttctttagaaTTAAAGCGGTGTCTATGCTATTTTCACACACCTCAACTAATCCACCGGATAGCCTGCTACTGCCCACAGTCACAGTTGCCGGGAACCAGTCTATGCCCACATCCCCGTGGCAACTCATAAAAACAGTCTATATCATGCTGCTTATATTAGAATGCCAAGCACACTATCGTGAATAACTAATCTATAGCTGCAATTCACGCAATCAATATGCTTATCATAAAAAAGATTTCCCCACACAGACTACATATACATCATCTAGTACTCTATTTGGATTAGACATAAGGCATAAGCAGAACATCacagttttaaattattttcatcttatactttcacttttgataaataaaagatCTAATACCAGACAGGTTCCTATACCATCAATAGTTCTACAGAGAATCATTGCTTTACCACATTATTCTAGTGATCCACCGTCCGAAAACATGAACTTGATTAACTACTATGATTTTCCACAATGAGCAACAAACACAAATCACACATAATCAGAGACTTCAGAAACAAATTTTATAGACCAAAACTTCTACAGATTAACCATAAGCTAAATGAGGAGACAATAAAgataatttcttcttctatttgttttttttttttaccttggCTCAAATTCCAAAACCTCAGTAAGTTTATTCCCATTTGTATCATTCCACTGAACTTTCCTCTTTGGCTTAGCTATCTTTTTTGACAATCCACCTTTCCTAGAAGGCAACAATGCTTTAGACtcatcatcttcatcttttCCACCATTCAACACAGAATTAGGAAGAGCTTCCACACTATCAACATACTGAATTTTCTCCCCTTTTAAATCTTTATTACTTTTAGTATCCATTCCTCCAaacacacaacaacaacaacaacaaaaaaaaacaaatcttcCTTCTAAATTCCTTTACCTAAACAACCTCAAAATCAAATGATTCCAATGCAAAACCAACAACCCCATTTCAACAAAAAAGCTCAAATCTTTACaagaaaatttcaagatttaatGCATTATCTTCACAACCCACAAAAACCCACCTCCCAAATGATATCAAAACAAGGAATTTGTAGATTCTTGATCTTCAAATCCTCATAAAACTATATGGGTATGTATCAAAAAAAGCTAAAAAGCCAATCTTTGTATTGGTTTAGCTTTCAAGAATTGgcttttttgttaattttcctTCTCTGAATGTGAaggaaaatggaaaaagtaGAAGAATTGGTATAACAATGAATCAAAAACCCTTGAATTTGTATGATtagatttggaaaaaaaaagagaaaaaatagaaagaagataCAAGATACagtgtgtgtctgtgtgtgagagagagaaatgcgtttacttttgttatttatggAAGCTAAATACAGTATGAACTTTCACAAAAATAATTAGGATTAATATTCTATATTTGCATCTAATTACTGTTGCTGACAATCTTGACTCAGTGAAAGTACATAGAATAATCCACAAATATATGAtgcaaagaataaaatttatttttttaaattattaatatcgatttaagtttaaatattgatttttctttcctaattaatatattttaaaaaataattattaatttttgcgatactttttgtttattaccatttataggaatgctttgttaaatctgtaatatgtattaaaagtgaattatgtatgcaatatatatgaaatataattattttttgaaatatatcatgcttgtttggtaaaaaattgtcacatcatattataagtgtattaaaaatgtgtgataaatgtattattcatcattaaaatttgtattatatatgaataataaattgttctttgtaatatgtattaaacttgtattataaatgaattaaaagtgaacaagtgaaaaaaatatattattgctataaatgttaaatattttttattatagtatattatgtaagtttcccttaaTTTAActctaatacaaatataaaaaagaacatagaaacttttatatatatatatatatatatatatatgtatataagttgTTGAAATATCATAAGTGAAATTTGAGGAAGATAGAGTATAGGTAAATTTTACTATTAAAACAAGTATCAATTCGACACTGTACCaaattcaagtaaaaaaaaaaaaaaaaggtgtagAAAATATAGCAACTACTAATTAACAAGAAAATCGGTTCAAAGCTTATAAAAAAGGGAcaagaacaacaaaatatatataatgcaATAATCTAAACACTATTAATATCAAAATCTAACACTACAATCATATGGCTATTTCAACGATAAACATCAATAAGTctaaactttcaaaaaaaaataaaaaatactttattacatattttaacattttgtacacattattcatatttttctttatctaaGGTTATATTTTCGTTGATCAGAAGTTTCATTACTCATCCTTTCTATCATgctcttttcaatttttaggttttttaaaatgttaataaaaattattagtgaCCATTTTTCAATTAAACAACAATTGTTCATATATAAGTCAATTTATGTGGAAGCAATAGGTTTTACaacatgaaaattattatattttaaatgtttgaTAAAGTTTTAACTAAGGGGATAAGTGTTATAAAAATAAACTCCAGGATTAATTAAGAAGTAATTTGTAGTTATTAATTAATGCCAAAAAAAGAGTTAGTTATGAAGATGACAGGTGGGAATATGGGGCCTAATTGTTGAATATAAGAATACTAAAGTGGAACACTTTGAATTTCTTCACATGAAgatgtcttttttttatatatataaaaaaaaatattaaaataaatttatttatttattaaatgaaTATAAGTTGGTAagttaatattattatcattaattgAATATTCCTTAGTTTGGAAGTATTTCTTTCATCTTACAACCATGTCCCCCTTCTTGTTTTTGactacttatttatttttacttttattcaaAAATGATGTCCTAAAGTTtattaaaatcttgaaattatATAGATGGAAATGTTAGGCCAATTAGAGTAAACAACTTTTAAGTATCATACTGCAATTAATTCATTGTGTTAAAAGATATCGTTTTTTAATCATCATGTAATATATAAGTTTGTGAAAATATAGTCAATAAAACATTGAATGAATttagatttaaaaatatatttttctttttatggaaTGTTTTTTCGTATTCAATCACGGTGTTAATTCTTTcttaatttgatgaataattataGAAATCTTGTGATTTGTTTAATGCTATCAAATTAGATCAACTTAATTGATTGTGGTGTACTATGATATGGTGATCTTTCTTTACTTAATAGAGATGAAATGATAgtgatattaatttttattataacttTATTGTATACGTATATATCTcgattaaatttataaaatatatattatttctcaTTCATATCTGATAATGATATTATTCTTataaaaatgagaaaagaaaatggacatgttatttcaatttgattttatttatttatttttggttggGCTACTTTGTTGTCAAAtcatggagaaaaaaaaaagttcaatcaCTCAATCCTAttgaatttgtatttatatatgaaaaagaaaaaaatgtcaatggttaaaataataagtgtcataaaaaaataaattaaagtggaCATGATGGAGTTGGTTGTActctatataaaataattaattagtgcaaaataatttctttaacttcTCTTAGATGATTTCAAAATTgtcttaaaaagaatttttttatgtagtttttaattttctaaaaaagaaaaatggaagaattAGGGATACGGGCgaatagaaaaaaatggaaaagagaATTATAAGATAGAAAATCGaatttcaattaataaaattgaaacttcgtattcttaaatataaaaaaaaaaatattttagcgagtgaaaaaatcatataattattcaattaatgttataagttatttacttttattattcCTATCCTCATTATTCTCTATATGATTTTTTAGGATcagattttctttgtttattcatttttatacgTTTTAATTGATTCGagtgtttattaaaaaaatatatttttatatttatataataagaataaaactaGATACACATTACGTATCACCTTTATTGTTCGCTTACGtatcaaacacaaaaaaaatcactttttttttctcaaaaatattttccaataaaAAATTTCCTTTGTTAGCAAACATATGTACACTTAATGGAAAAACTACCAAACAATTACAATAATGGAAAAACGTTTTTTTTATGCTAAACTAgaagaatatataataattagtatATGATACTTTTTTAGAACTTTTTGTGGTGGTGGGGTGTTTAGCAACTGGCAAGATAAGGTCTGTTtagaaaatatacaaaaatgcaTATGATTAAAGATGATTAAAGGGTCCATATGAGGGCaaaataggaagaaaaaaaaagtttaaaaattttaatgactcccaaactaattttttttcttctccattttttttaattttctatttcatcgtgtatatttatattagggTTTTTATagtatttagaaataatttatatcgaaaaatttcatataaaagataaacacattttaatttatatttaagacACAGActtgatttaaaatttatatttaacgATGAAGGAATAAGTATTGATTACTCTACGACAACCCTGGTTAATTACAAAACTAGAAAAGGAGGGAGACTTTATTTATTAGACTCTTTCAAATAAAACTGAATAAGAAATTGAATTTGATCATTTCAAAGTTTGGTTAGGTTgagaataattaaataaatagatgaTTATTTATGCATTATAAATTCGTCATTGaatttttagttcattttacttattaaatttataatatattcaatgaatttcttaacaatataaatttaaagtCCATGTAAAAAGTTAAGAATTTGTTCCATATCTAATATTGTAACTCCGTTCCATACGAGTTGTTTAATCTAATGATAttattggagaaaaaaaaagaagaagtaagAAACGTGTAATGATATTggaaaaaaaggacaaatatatccCTGAACAGTCgtaaataatatatagataTCCTCCATCATACTTTCGGAATATTAATGTTCTTATCGTCTAAAAACTAGAGTATAACCTTTATACTAACGAACATAAATATTTACTGTTCTATCCTTTGTGGCTGCTGAATGTGTATAGCAAATAATAACGTctaataatttaaagaaaaagacaTAGTAACAAATTGCCAAATTTGTGCATGATGTTATGGCACTAGTGGATAGTG
The nucleotide sequence above comes from Solanum pennellii chromosome 9, SPENNV200. Encoded proteins:
- the LOC107031223 gene encoding uncharacterized protein LOC107031223, which gives rise to MDTKSNKDLKGEKIQYVDSVEALPNSVLNGGKDEDDESKALLPSRKGGLSKKIAKPKRKVQWNDTNGNKLTEVLEFEPSDASDSDDDDSDSCICRIM
- the LOC107031222 gene encoding mitotic apparatus protein p62 yields the protein MGCFLGCFGFTNKKQKRIKPCNKFQVHQKYVPLDSEKEIVVDLANSEPRDKPKESSKRKVKKKVSFNLDVKTYERIQDDENNTTYFSEEEEKTNKQETAKASMSMYPSSHRYYNCNNSYDEEEDEIILEDSDIDDLDDDEEEEDYGVSDDDDDDDGVGGDESADSLHIEAENKYGNVEKLNTDELNEVSRNHRSSVLLPVENLTQWKAVKARGAQQVKHQKENIIKLDGKPVNSHCVDLNPKYNSKPKSKLQGHDISVDASLSNWMVSAKTTSVNGSAVYYNQDRAADEVVLDEVNII